One segment of Methanolinea sp. DNA contains the following:
- a CDS encoding succinate dehydrogenase/fumarate reductase iron-sulfur subunit: MRKIHVRVFRFDPETDEKPHFQNYAVEVNEGARVLHVLQAIHDEVDPTLSFRSCCGAGQCGSCAVRINGEPGLACMVEAADGMTIEPLDLPVKKDLVVDLEPFLEKLPRIRPSGEGIVPEGERVALLKPLRSCIECLCCVSVCPAMDVAAFDGPTAMRQEMRLALDPRDTGDRVTEAVSRGLFACTSCQACWKVCPKEIEIPGKAIEKLRALANRRGLTLPRHQEVARLVRETGRSIVRTGPTFLEDAPEVIEPEGPAKATVGFFVGCMYNGRLPQTARDAMEVLKRNGIRVVIPREQVCCGSPLIRTGQIDFLDTLQKRNVDAFVFRGIDTVLTMCAGCGSTLKNDYRTPFRVMDINEVLTKFGIEPPARLPVRVTYHDPCHLLRGQGIRDQPRALITQVADLVEMPAVCCGSGGGVRSGMPQVAAALAENRRREIEKTGADIVVSSCPFCEFHLSEHTGRPVRNVTSLLLEGYREKDRKKG; this comes from the coding sequence ATGAGGAAGATCCACGTGAGGGTCTTCCGGTTCGACCCGGAGACCGACGAGAAACCGCACTTCCAGAACTACGCGGTGGAGGTGAACGAGGGGGCTCGCGTCCTCCACGTCCTGCAGGCGATCCACGACGAGGTCGACCCGACGCTCTCCTTCCGCTCCTGCTGCGGCGCGGGGCAGTGCGGGAGCTGCGCCGTCCGCATCAACGGCGAGCCCGGCCTCGCGTGCATGGTGGAGGCGGCCGACGGGATGACCATCGAGCCGCTCGACCTCCCGGTGAAGAAGGACCTCGTCGTCGACCTCGAGCCGTTCCTCGAGAAACTCCCCCGGATCCGGCCGAGCGGCGAGGGGATCGTCCCCGAGGGGGAGAGGGTCGCGCTCCTAAAACCGCTGCGCAGCTGCATCGAGTGCCTCTGCTGCGTCTCGGTCTGCCCCGCGATGGACGTCGCGGCTTTCGACGGCCCGACGGCGATGCGGCAGGAGATGCGGCTCGCGCTAGACCCGAGGGACACGGGCGACCGCGTCACCGAGGCGGTCTCGCGCGGTCTCTTCGCCTGCACGTCGTGCCAGGCCTGCTGGAAGGTCTGCCCGAAGGAGATCGAGATCCCCGGCAAGGCGATCGAGAAACTGCGGGCGCTCGCGAACAGGAGGGGGCTCACCCTCCCCCGCCACCAGGAGGTCGCCCGGCTGGTCCGCGAGACGGGGAGGAGCATCGTCCGGACGGGCCCGACGTTCCTCGAGGATGCACCCGAGGTCATCGAGCCCGAGGGCCCGGCGAAAGCGACGGTCGGGTTCTTCGTGGGCTGCATGTACAACGGCCGCCTCCCACAGACCGCCCGCGACGCGATGGAGGTCCTGAAGAGGAACGGGATCCGGGTCGTCATCCCGAGGGAACAGGTCTGCTGCGGGTCACCCCTCATCCGCACCGGGCAGATCGACTTCCTCGACACCCTCCAAAAGAGGAACGTCGATGCGTTCGTCTTCCGGGGCATCGACACGGTCCTCACGATGTGCGCGGGGTGCGGGTCAACCCTGAAGAACGACTACAGGACGCCGTTCCGCGTCATGGACATCAACGAGGTCCTCACGAAGTTCGGGATCGAGCCGCCGGCGCGGCTCCCGGTGAGGGTCACCTACCACGATCCCTGCCACCTCCTCCGCGGGCAGGGGATACGGGACCAGCCCCGCGCGCTCATCACGCAGGTCGCGGACCTCGTCGAGATGCCGGCCGTGTGCTGCGGGTCGGGCGGCGGGGTCCGGTCCGGGATGCCGCAGGTCGCGGCCGCCCTCGCGGAGAACAGGCGCAGGGAGATCGAGAAGACGGGCGCCGACATCGTGGTGAGCTCCTGCCCGTTCTGCGAGTTCCACCTCTCGGAGCACACGGGCAGGCCGGTGCGGAACGTGACCTCCCTCCTCCTCGAGGGGTACAGGGAGAAGGACAGGAAGAAGGGATAG
- a CDS encoding fumarate reductase subunit A has translation MRSAEILDCHVLVIGSGGAGVRAAIEASGYGETILVSKTIAGKGGCTPMAEGGYNAVLREVDSCETHYEDTMRGGAYLNDPELVRILVEEAPARIRDLLAWGAVFDVTDCCEVAQRPFGGQSFPRTCYAGDRTGHEMMMTLLERLASTDVAVENEVAALDLVRDGDRVAGAVCLDEHGELVAIRADATVLATGGGTQVYDISTNSASGTGDGFAMGYRAGAELIDMEMVQFHPTGAVYPYDARGRLITEAVRGEGGILKNALGERFMARYDPEKMELSTRDVVARAIATEILEGRGTPRGGVYLDVTHLPRRQIEEKLPVMLEQFLKFGVDIREEPMEVAPTAHHVMGGLRIAPDAGTTLPGLYACGEVTGGVHGANRLGGNALADTQVFGKRAGESAGKSPRRDIRVPTEAIAAVEEKLHAFYEGEVLPATVVRSLKAAMWEGAGIFRTEKGLQQALGVIEHLSSLRLLAKSPGNLAECWTARNMLLSATLIVRGALLRKESRGAHVRRDIVQTWDARTSPYGHTYQSLARSGIESVVRA, from the coding sequence ATGCGGTCAGCCGAGATTCTGGACTGCCACGTCCTCGTCATCGGGAGCGGCGGGGCGGGGGTCAGGGCCGCGATAGAGGCCTCGGGGTACGGGGAGACCATCCTCGTCTCGAAGACCATCGCCGGGAAGGGGGGGTGCACCCCCATGGCGGAGGGCGGGTACAACGCGGTCCTGAGGGAAGTGGACTCCTGCGAGACGCACTACGAGGACACGATGAGGGGAGGGGCGTACCTCAACGACCCGGAACTCGTCAGGATCCTCGTCGAGGAAGCCCCCGCGAGGATCAGGGACCTCCTCGCGTGGGGTGCGGTCTTTGACGTGACCGACTGCTGCGAGGTGGCCCAGAGGCCGTTTGGGGGCCAGAGTTTCCCCCGGACGTGCTACGCGGGGGACAGGACCGGCCACGAGATGATGATGACGCTCCTCGAGCGGCTGGCCTCGACTGACGTGGCGGTCGAGAACGAGGTGGCGGCGCTTGACCTCGTGCGGGACGGTGACCGCGTCGCCGGGGCTGTCTGCCTCGACGAGCACGGCGAACTCGTCGCGATCCGGGCGGACGCGACGGTCCTCGCGACGGGCGGCGGGACGCAGGTGTACGACATCTCCACGAACTCCGCGAGCGGCACGGGCGACGGGTTCGCGATGGGGTACCGGGCGGGCGCCGAGCTCATCGACATGGAGATGGTCCAGTTCCACCCGACGGGCGCCGTCTACCCGTACGACGCGCGGGGCCGGCTCATCACCGAGGCGGTGAGGGGTGAAGGGGGGATCCTGAAGAACGCCCTCGGCGAGCGATTCATGGCGCGGTACGACCCGGAGAAGATGGAGCTCTCCACGCGGGACGTCGTCGCGAGGGCGATCGCGACCGAGATCCTCGAGGGGAGGGGCACGCCGCGGGGCGGGGTGTACCTCGACGTGACCCACCTCCCGAGGAGGCAGATCGAGGAGAAGCTCCCCGTGATGCTCGAGCAGTTCCTCAAGTTCGGCGTCGACATCAGGGAGGAACCGATGGAGGTCGCGCCGACCGCCCACCACGTCATGGGGGGCCTGCGCATCGCGCCGGACGCGGGAACCACGCTCCCGGGCCTCTACGCCTGCGGCGAGGTGACGGGGGGCGTCCACGGGGCAAACCGGCTCGGGGGGAACGCCCTCGCCGACACGCAGGTCTTCGGGAAGCGGGCCGGCGAATCGGCGGGGAAGTCCCCGCGGCGGGACATCCGCGTCCCGACGGAGGCCATCGCGGCAGTGGAGGAGAAACTCCACGCGTTCTACGAGGGCGAGGTCCTCCCCGCCACCGTCGTGCGGTCGCTGAAGGCCGCGATGTGGGAGGGCGCGGGGATATTCAGGACCGAGAAGGGACTGCAGCAGGCGCTTGGCGTCATCGAGCACCTCTCGTCGCTCCGGCTCCTCGCGAAGTCACCGGGGAACCTCGCCGAGTGCTGGACGGCCCGGAACATGCTCCTCTCCGCGACACTCATCGTCCGGGGTGCGCTCCTCCGGAAGGAGAGCAGGGGGGCGCACGTCCGCAGGGACATCGTCCAGACGTGGGACGCGCGGACGTCCCCCTACGGCCACACGTACCAGTCACTCGCGCGCTCCGGGATCGAGTCGGTGGTGAGGGCATGA